A genomic segment from Nitratiruptor sp. YY08-10 encodes:
- a CDS encoding YfhL family 4Fe-4S dicluster ferredoxin, translating to MSLMITDECIACDACREECPTEAIEEGDPIYIIDPDRCTECVGFYDEPACIAVCPVDCIVPDPDNVETIAELKYKYKQIVNEEE from the coding sequence ATGTCATTAATGATAACAGATGAGTGCATCGCTTGTGATGCATGTAGAGAAGAGTGCCCCACAGAGGCGATTGAAGAGGGCGATCCTATCTACATAATCGATCCTGACCGATGCACCGAATGTGTAGGTTTTTATGATGAACCGGCTTGTATTGCCGTATGTCCGGTTGATTGTATCGTTCCAGATCCTGACAATGTAGAAACCATTGCGGAACTTAAATATAAGTATAAACAGATAGTCAACGAAGAAGAGTGA
- the hsrA gene encoding homeostatic response regulator transcription factor HsrA encodes MRILIVEDEITLNKTLAEGLKEFGYQSDVCESLKDAQYYLDIRNYDLILVDWMLPDGSGLELVTQVKQDNPKTVIIVLSARDDKESEIEALKAGADDYIRKPFDFDVLVARIEARLRFGGSSIIEIKELIINPEEEKILYKDREIELKGKPFEVLTHLARHKDQIVSKEQLLDAIWEEPELVTPNVIEVAINQIRQKLDKPLGIQTIETVRRRGYRFCYPRKA; translated from the coding sequence ATGAGAATTTTGATTGTTGAAGATGAAATCACACTCAACAAGACCTTGGCGGAGGGGTTGAAAGAGTTCGGATATCAAAGTGATGTATGTGAAAGTTTAAAAGATGCACAGTACTATCTCGATATCAGAAATTATGATCTTATTCTTGTAGATTGGATGTTGCCAGATGGCAGCGGTTTGGAGCTTGTTACACAGGTTAAACAGGACAATCCTAAAACAGTCATCATAGTGCTCTCTGCTAGAGATGACAAAGAGAGTGAGATCGAAGCATTAAAAGCTGGAGCAGATGACTATATTCGAAAACCTTTCGATTTTGATGTACTTGTTGCAAGAATAGAAGCAAGACTTCGATTTGGCGGAAGTAGTATCATTGAAATCAAAGAGTTGATTATCAACCCTGAAGAAGAGAAGATTCTTTACAAAGATCGGGAAATAGAACTCAAAGGAAAACCTTTTGAGGTCCTTACCCATTTAGCAAGACATAAAGATCAAATTGTCTCCAAAGAGCAGCTTCTTGACGCTATCTGGGAGGAACCAGAACTCGTCACTCCAAACGTTATCGAAGTTGCAATCAACCAGATTCGGCAAAAACTTGATAAACCGTTGGGTATCCAAACAATTGAAACCGTACGAAGACGGGGCTATCGATTTTGCTATCCTCGCAAAGCCTAA
- a CDS encoding bifunctional oligoribonuclease/PAP phosphatase NrnA, producing MTEALRKIQEVNRIVLLTHVNPDADTLGSALGMYHILQKMGKKAVVVNTTELPYNLDFLPGIEKVKKQLPSSYELMISFDCGSFDRLGIEEKEAFLINFDHHKSNTLYGDVNIIQPEYASTSQVVYEFAKNHELPVDKNAAICFYTALVDDCGFFKYDTVNAKTFEFAKELCEKGVIPEYVATMLTMREPLSKIRLITYVLETLELRLNAKVAVVRVTQEMLRKSGGTKEMADDALNMARSLVTVEVAILLREEEDGRIKVSLRSKNEVDVSVIAIMFGGGGHKRAAGFTAQETSFEKVLDALLEVLKKEID from the coding sequence ATGACCGAGGCTCTACGAAAGATTCAAGAAGTGAACAGGATCGTACTGCTGACCCATGTCAATCCCGATGCAGATACATTGGGAAGCGCCCTTGGGATGTATCATATTTTGCAAAAAATGGGTAAAAAAGCGGTTGTCGTCAATACAACAGAGTTGCCTTACAACCTTGACTTTTTGCCTGGCATTGAAAAGGTCAAAAAACAGCTTCCATCCTCTTATGAACTCATGATCAGTTTTGATTGTGGCAGTTTCGACAGACTTGGTATCGAAGAAAAAGAGGCATTTTTGATCAATTTTGATCACCATAAAAGCAATACCCTTTATGGCGATGTAAACATCATCCAACCAGAGTATGCTTCTACATCGCAAGTAGTGTATGAGTTTGCTAAAAATCACGAATTGCCGGTTGATAAAAATGCCGCTATCTGTTTTTATACAGCTTTGGTAGATGATTGCGGTTTTTTCAAATATGATACTGTCAATGCAAAAACCTTCGAGTTTGCAAAAGAGCTTTGTGAAAAAGGCGTTATTCCAGAATATGTCGCCACAATGCTGACGATGCGGGAGCCTTTGAGTAAAATTCGGCTTATTACGTATGTCTTGGAAACGTTGGAGTTACGGCTCAACGCAAAAGTGGCTGTGGTGAGGGTGACACAGGAGATGCTTAGAAAAAGCGGCGGTACCAAAGAGATGGCTGATGATGCTTTGAATATGGCAAGAAGCCTTGTCACTGTGGAAGTGGCTATTTTATTGAGAGAAGAAGAGGATGGCCGTATCAAAGTCTCTTTGCGTTCGAAAAATGAGGTGGATGTAAGTGTCATTGCGATTATGTTTGGTGGCGGTGGACACAA
- a CDS encoding dihydroneopterin aldolase, with protein MEYTIRLEQLYFDAIIGILPQERSNPQPLEIFLEVVYEKKEDFVDYALLETLILHHFQERRFQLLEEALEETLFLIKKRFPSVKKATMRIKKPTILSHCVPSVSLSLNFS; from the coding sequence ATGGAATATACCATTCGATTGGAACAGTTGTACTTCGATGCTATCATCGGTATCTTGCCGCAAGAGCGTTCCAATCCACAGCCTTTGGAAATTTTTTTGGAAGTGGTTTATGAAAAAAAAGAGGATTTTGTCGATTATGCCCTTTTAGAAACACTTATTTTGCACCATTTCCAAGAAAGAAGGTTTCAACTTCTTGAAGAAGCACTCGAAGAGACCCTTTTTTTGATCAAAAAGAGATTTCCATCTGTCAAAAAAGCCACAATGCGCATAAAAAAACCGACAATTCTTTCTCATTGCGTACCCTCAGTTTCCCTATCCCTTAATTTTTCATAA
- a CDS encoding HAMP domain-containing sensor histidine kinase, which translates to MIASAILIALFSTIIYKAVQNSLYEEIQEQLIKQANYIKTNAPNFHLGQKIDSSYLQKTLNISVEVVSKPQNAKDEILIERVVDKKRNKTWMILYYPYDFQEQTYLKISKDITSIRFILKKLYRIIIFTNILAFAFIIVYAALLSNYLTKYIMKLTAKLSSMNENLLKPIKIKDLPLEFQPLARSINMLINRVQTFVKYQKELFIGIAHELKTPLAVMKLKNEVTLIKKRTPEEYIETIKLNIKTINEMNKMIENVLKIGRQESDQFEPPVEIDLIEYLKEKANNYQLLASNEGKKLQIDLKPKSYKATIQPTLLNHIIQNFVQNAIKFTPEGGTITLRSYPVSGGIKIDVLDEGPGIDESIDLFAPFKRIGNKSGVGLGLFLARSAADAMGAKIEIRNRKDAKGAIASLFIPTQLACPIC; encoded by the coding sequence GTGATAGCTTCAGCTATCCTAATCGCTCTTTTTTCCACAATCATCTATAAAGCCGTTCAAAACTCGCTCTATGAAGAGATACAAGAACAGCTGATAAAACAAGCAAACTACATCAAAACCAATGCCCCCAATTTCCATTTGGGACAGAAAATTGACAGTAGTTATCTACAAAAAACGCTCAATATTTCTGTAGAGGTAGTTTCCAAACCACAAAATGCAAAAGATGAAATCCTTATCGAAAGAGTTGTCGACAAAAAAAGAAACAAAACCTGGATGATCCTTTACTATCCCTACGATTTTCAAGAACAGACCTATCTCAAAATTTCCAAAGATATCACTTCCATTCGGTTCATTTTAAAAAAGCTCTACCGTATTATCATCTTTACCAATATCTTGGCATTTGCATTTATTATCGTATACGCTGCACTGCTTTCTAACTATTTGACAAAATATATCATGAAATTGACTGCCAAACTCTCATCGATGAATGAAAATCTTTTAAAACCCATCAAAATCAAAGATCTTCCATTGGAGTTTCAGCCATTGGCCAGATCGATCAATATGCTTATCAATAGGGTTCAAACGTTCGTCAAATACCAAAAAGAGCTCTTTATCGGTATCGCTCATGAGCTCAAAACGCCTTTGGCCGTCATGAAACTCAAAAACGAAGTGACACTGATCAAAAAAAGAACGCCTGAAGAGTATATTGAAACTATCAAGCTCAATATCAAAACAATCAATGAAATGAACAAAATGATAGAAAATGTTCTCAAAATTGGCCGACAAGAGAGTGATCAGTTTGAACCGCCGGTAGAAATAGATCTGATCGAATATCTCAAAGAAAAAGCCAACAACTATCAACTTTTAGCAAGTAATGAGGGCAAAAAGCTTCAAATAGATCTTAAACCAAAATCCTACAAGGCCACGATACAACCAACCCTTCTGAATCATATCATCCAAAATTTTGTCCAAAACGCCATCAAATTCACTCCAGAAGGCGGCACAATAACTCTTCGTTCATATCCGGTAAGCGGAGGAATCAAAATCGACGTTCTCGATGAGGGACCGGGAATCGATGAAAGTATCGATCTTTTTGCACCTTTTAAAAGAATAGGGAACAAAAGCGGAGTTGGGCTCGGTCTTTTCTTGGCACGAAGTGCAGCCGATGCGATGGGTGCCAAAATAGAGATTAGAAATAGAAAAGATGCCAAAGGTGCCATTGCATCCCTTTTTATTCCCACACAACTTGCTTGTCCCATTTGTTAA
- the plsY gene encoding glycerol-3-phosphate 1-O-acyltransferase PlsY translates to MDFFTNPNVLFYITAYLVGGIPFGYILAKIFAGVDIKQSGSKSIGATNVLRVVKEKDPKLAKKLAIATVVFDALKGAVLVLIAKWSGFPPATWWLIGIMTVLGHCYSPFLKFEGGKGVATGMGVLLVLLPMETIIGFITWLIVAKTTKISSLSSLSGLVAVILASFIIHPDMPYVHSHAPLLLLAFIIFYKHLPNIKRLLTGQEGKVAA, encoded by the coding sequence ATGGATTTTTTCACAAATCCCAATGTTTTATTTTATATCACAGCGTATCTAGTCGGAGGCATTCCTTTTGGTTACATTCTTGCCAAAATTTTTGCCGGCGTCGACATCAAACAAAGTGGCTCCAAAAGTATAGGTGCAACCAATGTCTTACGGGTTGTCAAGGAAAAAGATCCAAAGCTTGCCAAAAAACTGGCCATTGCTACCGTTGTTTTTGATGCACTCAAAGGAGCGGTATTAGTGCTTATAGCGAAATGGAGCGGCTTTCCTCCGGCTACCTGGTGGCTTATAGGCATCATGACGGTCCTTGGACACTGTTACAGCCCATTTTTGAAATTTGAGGGGGGAAAAGGTGTGGCAACCGGAATGGGAGTTTTATTAGTGCTTTTACCGATGGAAACAATTATCGGATTTATCACCTGGCTTATTGTAGCAAAAACAACAAAAATCTCATCACTATCTTCTCTGTCCGGTCTCGTTGCTGTCATTCTCGCCTCATTTATTATTCATCCGGACATGCCATATGTGCATTCACACGCACCACTTCTACTTTTAGCATTCATCATCTTTTATAAACATCTGCCAAATATCAAACGGCTACTGACAGGCCAAGAAGGAAAAGTAGCAGCCTAA
- the nadA gene encoding quinolinate synthase NadA encodes MSDFHILQKRIQELKEKLGVTIVAHYYQKDEVYEIADITGDSLELAKKAKESENEWILFCGVGFMGQSVKILAPEKRVVMPKIACCAMARMIDSTYFDESVQAMVDAGIEKEDILPITYINSGAEVKAKVGQMGGAVCTSSSAVKIIEKALQSGKKILFVPDRCLGQNVARMMGLKSAVIGIDSNEAIKDADIICYNGFCSVHQLFTLKDVEFFRKRYPGIKIAVHPECDPSVCEAADFVGSTSQIIKYVQSLPIDQKVAVGTEYNLVHRLRPKNTYVLSSTKPECPTMNETTLEDVVNVLEGIESNAVLNEIFVDEETRKWAKVALERMFEYVEAK; translated from the coding sequence TTGAGTGATTTTCATATATTGCAAAAGCGTATACAAGAACTCAAAGAGAAGTTGGGTGTAACGATCGTTGCACATTATTATCAAAAAGATGAAGTGTATGAAATTGCTGATATTACTGGTGACAGTTTGGAACTTGCAAAAAAGGCAAAAGAGAGTGAAAACGAGTGGATACTCTTTTGTGGTGTGGGATTCATGGGGCAAAGCGTCAAGATTTTGGCCCCGGAAAAAAGGGTTGTTATGCCAAAAATTGCATGCTGCGCCATGGCAAGAATGATCGATAGCACCTACTTTGATGAATCGGTCCAGGCGATGGTGGATGCAGGTATCGAAAAAGAGGATATTTTGCCAATCACATATATCAACAGTGGTGCGGAAGTCAAAGCAAAAGTAGGGCAGATGGGTGGAGCAGTCTGTACCAGCAGCAGTGCGGTGAAGATTATTGAAAAAGCGTTGCAAAGTGGGAAAAAGATCCTTTTCGTCCCTGATCGATGTCTTGGACAAAATGTAGCAAGAATGATGGGGTTAAAAAGTGCTGTTATTGGAATCGATTCCAATGAAGCGATCAAAGATGCAGATATCATCTGCTACAACGGTTTTTGTTCCGTTCATCAGCTTTTTACCCTCAAAGATGTGGAGTTTTTCCGAAAGAGATATCCGGGAATCAAAATAGCTGTACATCCAGAGTGTGATCCAAGTGTGTGTGAGGCTGCCGATTTTGTCGGTTCAACGAGTCAGATTATCAAATATGTTCAATCGTTGCCAATTGATCAAAAAGTAGCCGTAGGAACGGAATACAACTTAGTACATAGACTCAGACCAAAAAATACCTATGTGCTTTCTTCGACAAAACCGGAGTGTCCTACGATGAATGAAACGACACTGGAAGATGTGGTCAATGTCCTTGAAGGGATTGAGAGCAATGCGGTTTTAAACGAAATCTTCGTGGACGAAGAGACGAGGAAATGGGCAAAAGTGGCACTGGAGCGAATGTTTGAGTATGTGGAGGCGAAGTGA
- the nadC gene encoding carboxylating nicotinate-nucleotide diphosphorylase, producing MNPLDFMIEAFEEDIGRGDLFERVAESKKAAAKIVAKSEGVLAGQAYVEPFAQYLELETRWEKNDGEGFEKGDVICMLFGDSIHLLQAERTILNTLSHASGIAAKARAFCETAQGKIHILDTRKTRPKLRVFEKYAARIGGVTNHRMGLDDCLMIKDTHLAILGVDNLKEAIQRARKSIPFTAKIEVEAETLQTAQIAMEAGADIVMCDNMDFESIRQVVRLRNEAFPHVLLEASGNVTLENIEKYIQTGVDAISSGSIVHQAVWPDLSMKVEI from the coding sequence GTGAATCCGTTAGATTTTATGATAGAGGCTTTTGAAGAGGATATAGGAAGAGGCGACTTGTTTGAAAGAGTTGCAGAGTCTAAAAAGGCCGCAGCGAAAATTGTGGCCAAATCCGAAGGTGTTTTAGCAGGTCAGGCATACGTAGAACCCTTTGCCCAATATCTTGAACTAGAGACAAGGTGGGAAAAAAATGATGGAGAGGGTTTCGAAAAAGGGGATGTTATCTGTATGCTTTTTGGAGACTCAATCCACCTTTTACAAGCTGAAAGAACCATTTTGAATACACTCTCTCACGCTTCTGGCATAGCTGCAAAAGCAAGGGCGTTTTGCGAGACTGCACAGGGAAAAATCCATATTTTGGATACGAGAAAAACAAGACCCAAACTCCGAGTATTTGAAAAATATGCTGCGCGAATTGGTGGTGTGACGAATCACAGGATGGGGCTGGATGACTGTTTGATGATAAAAGATACGCACCTTGCTATTTTGGGCGTTGACAATCTTAAAGAAGCGATACAAAGAGCTCGAAAATCGATCCCTTTTACAGCGAAGATCGAGGTTGAGGCTGAAACATTACAAACCGCACAAATCGCTATGGAAGCGGGTGCAGACATTGTGATGTGTGACAATATGGATTTTGAGAGCATTCGGCAAGTGGTTCGGCTTAGAAATGAAGCCTTTCCTCATGTGCTTTTGGAAGCGAGTGGAAATGTTACATTAGAAAATATTGAAAAATATATACAAACCGGTGTGGATGCCATCAGTAGCGGCAGTATCGTGCATCAAGCTGTATGGCCGGATCTATCTATGAAAGTGGAGATATGA